The Mesorhizobium sp. AR02 genomic interval CAAGCCTCGTCAGCACCATCGAGAGAAAATATGACATCAAGCATCGATAACGCACGCCGGACCCTCGAGGCCCGCGCCTCCGGGCTGGCCTTTCCGCAAGGCTTCATGTTCGGCGCCGCGACCGCGGCCTATCAGATAGAGGGCGCGCCTGACGCGGATGGCAAAGGCGAAAGCATATGGGACCGGTTCTGCCGCGTTCCCGGTGTGATCGTCGACGGCTCGAGCGGCGATGTCGCCTGCGACCACTATCATCGCTGGAAGGAGGATATCGCCGTGCTCAAGGCGCTCGGCCTTGGCGCCTATCGTTTTTCCCTGGCATGGACGCGGCTTCTTGCCGAAGGTCGGGGCGAGGCCAATGCCAGGGGTGTCGCCTTTTACGACCGGCTGATCGACGATCTGCTGGAGGCCGGCATCGAGCCCTATGCAACGCTCTACCACTGGGATCTTCCGCAGGCGCTGCAAGACCGTGGCGGCTGGTACAACCGCGAAACTGCCACCGCCTTTGCCGACTATGCCGGGCTTGCCGCCCGCAGTTTCGGCGATCGCGTCAAGAAATGGACGACGCTCAACGAACCCTGGACCTTCTGCTGGTCAGGACATGCGACCGGCGAGGACGCGCCGGGACTGCGGGACGGCGTGAGAGGCGGTGTGGCCGCCAGCCATCATGCGTTGCTGGGGCATGGCCTGGCTGTTCCAGTCATCCGGGCCGAGGTGGCCGACGCCTCGGTTGGCATCGTTTTCGATCTCAATGTGGCGGAAGCCGCCACCGACGATCCGCGCGATGTCGCGGCGACACGGCGTTTCGACGGCGCCCAGAACCGTTGGTTCCTCGATGCCGTCTTCAAAGGCGCATACCCGCAGGACATGCTGGCGCTCTACGGCGATCTGTTGCCGCCGATTCATGCGCAGGACAACGAGATCATCGCCGCGCCGGTGGACTATCTGGGCATCAACATCTACCGCCGCTCGGTGATCGCCGCGGGTGACGAACTCGCGCCGCTCAGCTATCGACGGGTGCAACCGGAAGGCATCTATTCCGCTGTCGATTACGAAATCTGGCCGCGCTGCATGTACGACATCCTGCACTATGTGAACGATCGCTATGCGCCGCCGGCAATCTACATTTCCGAGAACGGCGTCGCCACCACGCCGGAAAATGTTGGCGAAGACGGGCATGTCTGGGATGATTTGCGTGCCGCCTATTATGTCGACCATCTCGAGCAGGTGGCCAAGGCGGCAGCCGAGGGCGTGCCGGTGCGCGGTTACTTCGCCTGGACACTGACCGATAATTTCGAATGGGCCTATGGCTATACGACACCCTTCGGCATCACCCATGTCGATTTCGCCACGCAGCAGCGCCGCATCAAATATTCCGGTGAGGTCTACGCCATGATTGCCCGGCAGGAGACCGTGCCGGTCGCCAAGAGCGCCTGACTTGGCCGGAGACGGGCAAGGCCGCCGCACGGTCCTCATAACGGGCGCCGGGCGCGGGCTCGGTCGCGAGTTGGCACGGCAATACACCCAACATGGCTGGCACGTGATCGCTTGCGGGCGAACGCGTCCAGCGCAAGGTTTCGAAGATGGAATCGAGTTCCAGCCGCTCGATGTCGCCGATCCGACTTCCATCTCCAACCTTGCCGTGCGTCTCACCGGCAGGCCGCTGGATGTGCTCGTCAACAACGCCGGCATCCGCAGCGACATTCCTGGCCTGCACAGTTTCGCACCGGATGAATTCCTGAAGCTCATGCGGACGAACACGCTCGGCCCGCTGTTGCTGGCGAGGGCGCTGCAACCGAACCTGGTCGCGGGGCGTATGCGGACCATCGCCAATATCGGCAGCCGCGCCGGCTCGATGGCGGAAGGGCTGCTCGATGACTATGATGACGACTATGCCTACCGCTGCTCGAAGGCAGCGCTCAACATGGTCTGCGCCCAGCTGGCGCAGGATTTGCGCATCGACGGGATAATTGTGTTGTCACTGCATCCGGGCTGGGTGAAGACCGATATGGGCGGCGATCAGGCGGTGCTGGCGGTCGAGGACAGTGCGCGGGGCCTGCGCACGGTCATCGACAACGCAATGCTTGGGGATAGCGGCTCATTCCAGACATTCGATGGCATACATATCGGGTGGTAGCCGAAGGGTCGCTGTCCATGCCGAACATCCCTCAGGATCTTAGCGCGACGCCGTCTTTTCGAGCGCCGCTGCCGGCAGGGCTTTGTCTGTCGAGGGGTCGAACAAGCGAAGCGCTGTCTCATCGAAGGTGAGGCTGCGCCTTTCGCCCTTGGCGACCTGAGACCTTGGCGGCAGGCAGGCCGTCAGCCGTTGCGTGCCGATCCGGGCCGTGGTGACCAGTTCGGGGCCGGTCAGTTCGACGACCTCGATCTCTACGGGCAGTGACAAATCCGTCGCGGCGCCGGTCGCGACGCGAAGCGCTTCCGGCCTGATACCGACGACCACCTGTGCGCCTTCGCGCGCCGCGTTCGCATAGCGTGCCGGCAGAGGCATCCGCACGTCGGACTCGGCGATGGCCAGCTTGCCGTCGGTGATCACCGCCTGCAGCATATTCATCGACGGCGCGCCGACAAAGCCGGCGACATAGAGCGTAGCCGGCTCGTTATAGATTTCCTCCGGCGTGCCGAGCTGCTCGATCCTGCCGTCACGCATCACCGCGATGCGGGTGGCCAGCGTCATCGCCTCGATCTGATCGTGGGTGACGTAGACGACGGTGGTCTGCAGCATCTGGTGCAGGCGCTTCAACTCGGTGCGCATTTCCAGGCGCAGCTTGGCGTCTAGGTTGGACAGCGGCTCGTCGAAGAGGAAGACCTGCGGCTTGCGCACCAGCGCCCTGCCGATGGCGACGCGCTGGCGCTGGCCGCCGGACAGCTGGCTCGGCTTGCGGTCGAGCAGGACCTCGATCTGCAGCAATCTTGCCGCCTCGGCCACCGCCTTTTCGCGTTCGTCGGCGGCAACGCCGCGCATCTCCAGCCCGAAGCCGATGTTGCGACGTACGGTCAGGTTCGGATAGAGCGCGTAGGACTGGAAGACCATGGCGATGTCGCGGTTCTTGGGGTGGACGCCAAGGATCGAGCGGCCGCCGATCAGCACATCGCCGCTCGTCGCTTCGGCGAGGCCGGCGATGATGTTGAGAAGCGTCGACTTTCCGCAGCCTGAGGAGCCGAGCAGCACCAGGAACTCGCCGCTCTGCAGCGCGATGTCGATGCCTTTCAGCGTTTCGACGCTGCCGTAGTTCTTGCGGATGTTGCGGATTTCAAGCGCGCTCATGCATAGATCCCTCGAACTGCATCGGCCCGCCATAGTTGCGGGGCAGAGTGGAAATGGCACGCGACGCCACCTGCGTCGCGGCATTCAGCGAGGCGGTCAGCGTCTGGTCCTGCGCCAGTGCGGCCAGGAATGCCGCATTGAAGACATCGCCGGCGCCGATCGTGTCGATGACCTTGACGTCCGGTGCGGTCGCCCTGACCAACGCTCCGCCCGGGCCGATGGCGATCGCCCCCTCTGGGCCGCGCTTGACGACGGCGGTCGCGCCCTTCTTCATGCTGGACTGGATTTGCCGCGCGGCTTCGACCGGATCGGGCAGGCCGGCCAGAGTCACGGTCTCCACCTCGTTGAACAGGGCAAGGTCGCAGTGCGCAAGCCAGCTGCGTGCCGCCTTGCAGTTCGCTGGCGTCCAGCCCTGCATCG includes:
- a CDS encoding GH1 family beta-glucosidase, translated to MTSSIDNARRTLEARASGLAFPQGFMFGAATAAYQIEGAPDADGKGESIWDRFCRVPGVIVDGSSGDVACDHYHRWKEDIAVLKALGLGAYRFSLAWTRLLAEGRGEANARGVAFYDRLIDDLLEAGIEPYATLYHWDLPQALQDRGGWYNRETATAFADYAGLAARSFGDRVKKWTTLNEPWTFCWSGHATGEDAPGLRDGVRGGVAASHHALLGHGLAVPVIRAEVADASVGIVFDLNVAEAATDDPRDVAATRRFDGAQNRWFLDAVFKGAYPQDMLALYGDLLPPIHAQDNEIIAAPVDYLGINIYRRSVIAAGDELAPLSYRRVQPEGIYSAVDYEIWPRCMYDILHYVNDRYAPPAIYISENGVATTPENVGEDGHVWDDLRAAYYVDHLEQVAKAAAEGVPVRGYFAWTLTDNFEWAYGYTTPFGITHVDFATQQRRIKYSGEVYAMIARQETVPVAKSA
- a CDS encoding SDR family oxidoreductase; translated protein: MAGDGQGRRTVLITGAGRGLGRELARQYTQHGWHVIACGRTRPAQGFEDGIEFQPLDVADPTSISNLAVRLTGRPLDVLVNNAGIRSDIPGLHSFAPDEFLKLMRTNTLGPLLLARALQPNLVAGRMRTIANIGSRAGSMAEGLLDDYDDDYAYRCSKAALNMVCAQLAQDLRIDGIIVLSLHPGWVKTDMGGDQAVLAVEDSARGLRTVIDNAMLGDSGSFQTFDGIHIGW
- a CDS encoding ABC transporter ATP-binding protein, which translates into the protein MSALEIRNIRKNYGSVETLKGIDIALQSGEFLVLLGSSGCGKSTLLNIIAGLAEATSGDVLIGGRSILGVHPKNRDIAMVFQSYALYPNLTVRRNIGFGLEMRGVAADEREKAVAEAARLLQIEVLLDRKPSQLSGGQRQRVAIGRALVRKPQVFLFDEPLSNLDAKLRLEMRTELKRLHQMLQTTVVYVTHDQIEAMTLATRIAVMRDGRIEQLGTPEEIYNEPATLYVAGFVGAPSMNMLQAVITDGKLAIAESDVRMPLPARYANAAREGAQVVVGIRPEALRVATGAATDLSLPVEIEVVELTGPELVTTARIGTQRLTACLPPRSQVAKGERRSLTFDETALRLFDPSTDKALPAAALEKTASR